In the genome of Sphingopyxis sp. YF1, the window AGACCGCGATCGCGGGCAAGCAGCCGCTGTCGACGGGGCACGCCGCGGCGGGCGCAGTCGAGGCGGCGGACAGCCTGACGCTGCGGCGCGCGGGCGGCTGGGTGAATGTGCCGGCGAGCGCGCTGGTCCACCAGCGCGGCGGCGGCGGCTTTTCCTGTGCAGGCAATCTGGGCGTCGGCGACGAGGCGCCCGCACAGCGGCTGGTGGTCCGCGCGAGCGCGGCGACCGACGGCAGCGCGCCGGTAACGATCGAGATCGCCGACACGCAGGCGGGCGGGGCGGGCTGGACCGCCAATGCGGTGTTCGGCGCGCTCAACTTTCGCAGCGCCGACGGATCGGTCGCGGGCGCCGGGGTGCGCGCGCAGATCGCCGCGGCGATGCCGGCGGCGCACGGCGGGCAGACCGACCTGCGCTTTGGCGTGTCGAACGCGGCGCTGCTCGACCGCTGGGCGATCCTCGATTCGAGCGGGCGCTTTCGTCCCGGCGCCGACAACCAGCAGGCGCTGGGGCTGACGAGCTTTCGCTGGACCGCCGTCTATGCCGCGACGGGGACGATCCAGACATCCGATGCGCGCGCCAAGCAGTGGCAGGGCGCGATGAGCGCCGCCGAAGGTCGCGCGGCGCGGCGCATCGCCGGCGCGCTGGGCTTTTACCGCTGGGACGACGCCATCGCGACGAAGGGCGATGCGGCGCGCCGCCATTTCGGGGTGCGCGCGCAGGCCGCGTGGGCGATCATGGCCGACGAAGGGCTGGTCGATCCGGTCGACGGCGACGGACAGCCGGGCCGGACGCCTTACGCCTTTCTCTGTTTCGACCGCTGGCAGGACGAGGCAGGGGCCTGGCACGACCGGTTCGGGGTGCGCAGCGACCAGCTGGCGCTGTTCCTGATCGCGGCGCTCGCCGGGACGGAGACCGCGGCATGATCGGCGCGGCGCTGGCGGCGCGCGCGATCGCCGATGCCGGTCCGCGCGACCTTGCGAGCGAATGGCCGGGGCCGCGCCCCGACGCCGCGCGCGGCGAAGGACGCAGGCGCGCGGCCGGGTCGCAGGCGGGCGAGCGGCGCGTAGTGGTGCGGCGGGATGCACGGGTTGGGTGACCGGTCAAATCCTCCCTGTCGCGGAGCGATGGGGAGGTGGCAGCGCGAAGCGCTGACGGAGGGGCTTTAACGCGACGTCGCGGCCCCTCCACCACCGCCTGCGGCGGTGGTCCCCCTCCCTATGGCTTCGCCACAGGGAGGATCATGTGAGGGCGAGAGAATATCATGCTGGTGATCAAGGACCCCGGAGCGCGGGTCGATTATGCGTTCGACTGGAGCGATGCCTATCCGGGCGGACCGGTGATCGTCGCGAGCGGCTGGACGGTGGTGCCCGCGGTCGCGGGCGGGGTGACGGTCGTGGCGGAAAGCCGCGACCTGCTGCGCTGCGCGGCGACGCTGGCGGGGGGCGTCGCGGGCGATGTCTATCGCGTCACCAACCGGGTGACGCTGAGCGACGGGCAGGTCGACGAACGGTCGATCGTGCTGCGGGTGGAGGAACGCTGATGATCGTCGGGATCGAGAAGGGCACGCCGCCGGTCGGCGTCGCCGAGGCGAAGGCATGGCTGCGGCTGGGGGCGGGGCAGGACGATGCGGTGGTCGCGGGGCTGATCCGCGCCGCGGTCGAGCTGTGCGAAGCCTTTACCGGGCAGATGCTGATCGCGCGGCGCGTGACCGAGGAGTTTCCTGCCGCGCCGGGGTGGGTTTCGCTGGCGCGGCGACCGGTGGTCGCGATCGAGACGGTGGCGGGCATGACCGGCGAGACGCTGGTCGCGCTGACCGGCGACGACTGGCAGCATGCGGTCGACCGCGACGGTGCGGCGCGACTGTCCATCGACGCGCCGGGCGATGCGGCGCGCATTCGCGTGACCTATCGCGCCGGACTGGCCGACGAGGCGAACGCGGTTCCCGAGGCGATCCGCCAGGGACTGGTGCGGATGATCCAGCATCTGCACGAAGCGCGCGACGCGCCGGGGCAGGCGCCGCCGGCGATCGTCGCGGCGCTGTGGCAACCCTGGCGGCGGTTGTCGCTGGGCGCGGCGCGATGAGCAGCGCCGAGGCGGCGGTGCGCGCGCGGGCGCTGGCGGTGCTGAACGGCGACGCGGTGCTGGCAGGGCTGGTGCACGGGATATTCGACGGCGTGCCCGCGCGTGCGAGCGCGCCCCATGCGAGCGTCGGCGGCGCCGAAGGGAACGACTGGGGGACCAAGGACGTCGCGGGGCGCGAGGTGCGGCTGACGCTGGTGCTCGCGGGCGTCGGCGCCGCGGCCGGGGACGAAGCGGCAGGGCGGATCGAGGCGCTGGTGCCGGCGCTGCGCGGCGATGCGGGCGCGTGGCGGATCGTCGGCGCGCGCGTGGTGCGGACGCGCTTCGGCTTTGCGAAGGACGGCGGCTGGCGGCACGAAATGGTCGTGCGGTGCCGGTGTCTGGCAGGGTAGCGGGCCAGGGTGACGGTTTTGGGGTGGGGGGTGGACCAACTTCTATTCCCGTTCGTGTCGAGCGAAGTCGAGACACCCCGAAGGCACGCTTTCCCGATGGGTGTCTCGACTTCGCTCGACACGAACGGGATTACTGGACGAAATGTCCGCTTCTGGTCGCTTTCCGCCAATCCTTCCTGTCGCGCAGCGATGGGGAGGGGGGCCGCTGCCGCAGGCGGTGGTGGAGGGGCCGCGAGGTCGCGTCCTTTGCCCCTCCGTCAGCGTTTCGCGCTGCCACCTTCCCATCGCTGCGCGGCAGGGAGGAGCGGCTGACCGCTTCCGGTCGATTTCGATCCTTGTGTTCGATCGGCGGCGCATCACCGGGACGGGCGGAGGCGGAGCCGTCGATGGAGGCTGCCCGTTCCGGTTACGGATAGTCCCTGTTGCGCGCGCGGATCACTCGCCCGGCAGGGTGTTGCTCGAGCTGTAGTCCTTGAACTTGTCGGTGAAGTTCGCGTGATAATCCTCGATCTGCATGTCGGCGTCGTCTTCGGCATTTTTCTGGCTGTCGCCGGCGGCGCGGCCGAAGGCGACCACGGCGGCGCGGAAGGCGTCGCGTTCGGCGCCGCAGGTCGATTTCACCGCCATTTCATATTCGGCCTCGGCCATCTTGTCCTGGAGCGACTTCTTCATGTGGTCGCGCAGGCATTTGGTGAAGGCGGCGCGCGTCGTGTCGACGTTCGCGGTCGGCGCGGGCGCCATGGCGGCCAGAAGTATCGAAGCAATAAACATCCTGCGACTCCCCGATAACGCATGATTTTCTGTTGAGGAGATTAAACCATGGCAATCGAAAATGGGAGCGCTTTTCTGCTCAGGATCGGCGACGGTGCGATGCCGCCTGCCTATACGACGATCGCCGGGCTGCGCACGACGCAATTGTCGGTGAACGGCGAGGCGGTGAACGTCACGACCAAGGATTCGGGCGGCTGGCGCGAGCTCTTGTCGGGCGCCGGGGTGCGATCGGTATCGGTGAGCGCGGCGGGGATCTTTACCGGGTCGGGCGCCGAGGTGCGGCTGCGCGGGCATGCGCTGTCGGGGACGATCGATGCCTATGAGCTGGCGTTCGAGAGCGGCGAGCGGATGCAGGGGCGCTTTCTGGTGACGCGGCTCGACTATGCCGGCGATTACAACGGCGAGCGGCAATATACGCTGAATCTCGAAAGCAGCGGGCCGGTGGCGAGCCTGTGAGTGCGCGCGGGACGAGCGGCGCGAACGCGCTGCGCGGCGAGGCCGAATTGTGCGTCGACGGCGCGGTGCTGGTGCTGCGGCCGAGCTTTGCCGCGCTGGTCGCGGCGGAGGCCGAGCTGGGGCCGCTGTTCGCGCTGGTCGAGCGCGCGGCCGACGGACGGCTGGGGCTGGGCGAGTTGGCGAGCCTGTTCTGGCATTGCGTGCAGCGCCGCCCCGCGGGGCTGACGCGCGAGGCCGTGGGCGAAGCGGTGGTGGCGCAGGGACTGGCGGCGGTGACACCCGCGCTGCGCGTGCTGCTCGGGCAGATATTGTCGGGGCGATGACCCGATATTTCGCGGCGGCCGCGCTCCAGCTGTGCGGGGCGATGGCGCGCGTCGCGGGGTGGCGGCCCGACGATTTCTGGGCGGCGACGCCCGCCGATGTCGCGGCGGTGCTGGGCGGCTGGGCCGATGACGGCGGCGATTCGGGGATCGACCGGGACGCGCTGGCGGCGATGATGGAGGCTTTTCCCGATGGCGGATGAGATCGACGAGATGCTGGTGAGCGTGCGCGCCGACACGGGGGCCTTCCGGCGCGACGTGGCGGTGCTGCGTGCGGAGCTGGAGGGGCCGCTGGCGGCAGGCGCCGACGCCGCGGGGCGGCGGATCGAACATGCGCTGACGCGTGCGATCGTCACCGGCAAGCTGGGTTTCGAGGATCTGAAGCGGCTCGCGCTGGCGGTGCTGGCCGATATCGCGCGCAGCGCGATCCAGAACGGCATCGGTGCCTTGCTCGGCGGCGGCGGGTTGTCGCAGGGCGGCGGCGGCGGAGGGCTGCTGGCGCTGGTGCAGGGGCTGTTCGGGGCGCCGGGGCGCGCGACGGGCGGTCCGGTGACGGCCGGGCGCGCCTATCGCGTCGGCGAACGCGGACCCGAGCTGTTCGTGCCGACCGCGAGCGGCCGGATCGAAGCGGCGGGCGTTGCGGTACGCAACATCGCGATCACGGTGAATGTGCGCGGCGAGACGGCAGGCGAACCGGCGCGGCTGGCGCAGACCGGGCGCCAGCTGGCGCGCGCGGTGCGGCGCGCGGTGGAGGCGGACTGAT includes:
- a CDS encoding GTA-gp10 family protein, which produces MSARGTSGANALRGEAELCVDGAVLVLRPSFAALVAAEAELGPLFALVERAADGRLGLGELASLFWHCVQRRPAGLTREAVGEAVVAQGLAAVTPALRVLLGQILSGR
- a CDS encoding tail tape measure protein, which gives rise to MADEIDEMLVSVRADTGAFRRDVAVLRAELEGPLAAGADAAGRRIEHALTRAIVTGKLGFEDLKRLALAVLADIARSAIQNGIGALLGGGGLSQGGGGGGLLALVQGLFGAPGRATGGPVTAGRAYRVGERGPELFVPTASGRIEAAGVAVRNIAITVNVRGETAGEPARLAQTGRQLARAVRRAVEAD
- a CDS encoding DUF3168 domain-containing protein, producing the protein MSSAEAAVRARALAVLNGDAVLAGLVHGIFDGVPARASAPHASVGGAEGNDWGTKDVAGREVRLTLVLAGVGAAAGDEAAGRIEALVPALRGDAGAWRIVGARVVRTRFGFAKDGGWRHEMVVRCRCLAG
- a CDS encoding phage tail assembly chaperone, which translates into the protein MTRYFAAAALQLCGAMARVAGWRPDDFWAATPADVAAVLGGWADDGGDSGIDRDALAAMMEAFPDGG
- a CDS encoding phage tail protein — protein: MAIENGSAFLLRIGDGAMPPAYTTIAGLRTTQLSVNGEAVNVTTKDSGGWRELLSGAGVRSVSVSAAGIFTGSGAEVRLRGHALSGTIDAYELAFESGERMQGRFLVTRLDYAGDYNGERQYTLNLESSGPVASL